Proteins encoded in a region of the Triticum dicoccoides isolate Atlit2015 ecotype Zavitan chromosome 3A, WEW_v2.0, whole genome shotgun sequence genome:
- the LOC119269854 gene encoding CMP-sialic acid transporter 3 yields the protein MSGEVECSVCHAKVAVPAAAVSKAYDSHRSTVSSRQRALNVLLVSGDCVLAGLQPILVYMCKVDGKFKFSPVSVNFLTEITKVIFAIIMLFFQARRVKVGEKPLLTVSTFVQAARNNVLLAVPAFLYAINNYLKFTMQLYFNPATVKMLGNLKVLIIAVLLKVLLRRRFSTIQWEALALLLIGISVNQLKSLPEGSTALGLPVAAGAYLYTLFFITVPALASVYNEKALKSQFDTSIYLQNLFLYGYGAIFNFLGLVITALIQGPRSFHILEGHSKATMFLICNNAAQGILSSFFFKYADTILKKYSSTIATIFTGIASAILFGHTLTINFVLGISIVIISMHQYLANQIKDQVPSSKIEMSDAEDDRLEESVIVKVDTVASEAKHRHGSDERQPLLPV from the exons ATGAGCGGGGAGGTGGAATGCAGCGTGTGCCACGCCAAGGTTGCCGTGCCGGCGGCGGCCGTGTCCAAGGCCTACGACAGCCACCGGAGCACCGTGTCGTCGCGGCAGCGCGCGCTCAACGTCCTCCTCGTATCCGGCGACTGCGTCCTCGCCGGCCTCCAG CCGATATTGGTATACATGTGTAAAGTGGATGGGAAATTCAAATTTAGCCCAGTCAGTGTGAACTTCTTGACAGAGATTACAAAAGTTATCTTTGCCATCATCATGCTGTTCTTCCAG GCTAGGCGTGTAAAGGTGGGAGAGAAGCCACTTCTCACAGTTTCAACATTTGTGCAG GCTGCCCGCAACAATGTTCTTCTCGCGGTGCCTGCTTTTCTCTATGCCATCAACAATTATTTGAAGTTTACAATGCAG CTATACTTTAATCCTGCGACAGTGAAAATGCTGGGTAATCTCAAG GTTCTGATAATTGCTGTGCTCCTAAAGGTGTTACTGAGGAGGCGTTTTTCCACAATTCAG TGGGAAGCCCTTGCTCTGTTGTTAATTGGAATATCTGTTAATCAGCTGAAATCACTGCCTGAAGGTTCTACTGCACTTGGTCTTCCTGTTGCAGCTGGGGCCTACCTATACACACTATTTTTT ATAACAGTTCCTGCATTGGCCTCAGTTTACAATGAAAAGGCTCTGAAAAGCCAGTTCGATACCAGCATATATCTTCAG AACTTATTTCTGTATGGATATGGTGCAATATTTAATTTCCTTGGGCTTGTGATCACTGCCCTCATCCAAG GGCCTCGTAGCTTTCACATTCTGGAAGGGCATTCAAAGGCCACCATGTTTCTTATTTGCAACAATGCTGCACAAGGCATACTTTCGTCATTTTTCTTCAAATATGCAG ATACAATTTTGAAGAAGTACTCATCCACAATCGCCACAATCTTTACTGGGATAGCGTCTGCTATACTGTTCGGTCATACTCTGACTATAAATTTTGTTCTTGGAATATCGATAGTAATTATATCTATGCATCAG TATCTCGCAAACCAAATTAAGGATCAAGTGCCAAGCAGCAAAATTGAGATGTCTGATGCTGAGGATGACAG ATTAGAGGAATCTGTAATTGTCAAAGTTGACACGGTGGCAAGTGAG GCTAAACACCGCCATGGATCTGATGAGAGGCAGCCACTTCTTCCCGTCTGA